Within the Miscanthus floridulus cultivar M001 chromosome 17, ASM1932011v1, whole genome shotgun sequence genome, the region AGTATGCCTTGTTGCCTGCTGTGAATACCGCCGGTGGAGTTCTCCTCGGCTGGAGGACGGACGCCTGGTCGGCGTCGCATGTGTCTCTGCAGTCACACTCGGTAACTGCCAAAATCGCCAGTCGCTCTGATCCCAGGCTGGCCTGGTGGATCACTGTCGTTTACAGGGCGCTGAATGCTAATGCCCAACAGGCTTTTCTTAACGAGCTCGTGGCTCTCCGCTCCTCGCTGTTGGGTGCCTGGCTCCTTTGCGGGGACTTGCTTTGGAAGGAACGCAACGCACGGACTTTCAGGAATGAAGCCAAGGACGCTCGCGAGCTGTGTTTGGAGATCCTACAGGAGGCCGCCATGTGGTTGCGGGCCGGGTATTCGATCATGTCGTCGCTCAGTTCATTCATGTAATTAGTCTCTTGTGTGGTCATTGCCGGCTTCCTTTGGTTTTTCGTTTGTCACTCTGTTTTATGTTTGTGCAGCTCGACGGGGCAATCTTTGGTTACCTTCGGTCGACGCCGGCTTTGTTTGTTTGGATGTTCTCTTttttctcttaatgaaatacgtgctacaGGGCACGTTTGAGAAAAAGAAATGTGCTTATATGTCATctaaaagtttatggacctagaTGATACTAAATAAAAATTTTAGAAATGCGCGTGTGCGATCTGTTTGGatctttttttttgagaattttaTGTTCATGAATCTAAATGACACTGATTAAAGTTTGGGTATGGGCTTGTGCCATCTGTGTGCCCCATGCCCAGGGACTGATGGGGACTAGATCTTGGGAGTAGATGGCACTAAAGACAAGCCGGGTGAAATGATTTGGCCCAAACCAGAGGGGAAATGCAGTTTTCCCTTTTGTCGGTGCGGGCCAAATTTGAGTATGGGCCTGGGCCTAGGCGTAGGCCCTCGCCGGCTTCACCTTACGCCTCCGTTGGCTGCCTAGCCGAGTTGCTCTGAACAGTGCGGCACGTCACACGACACGACATAGGCGCACAAATATCCAACCCAGTTGGGTGGGGCCCGCGCTCCCGACGTGCCTGCCGGACCATAGCACACGCCACCGGTGGTTCCACACGCCAAGTCAGTAACCGGGAGAAGTACACGTTCCCGGCGCTAAAATCCAGCGTCCAAGTCCGAATCAACCGCCGTGATCTGACCAGCCACCTCTGTTTCTGCTCTGTTCACCAAACGCCCGCCACTTCCATGGGAACGCCTATTTACGTGGCTCCCGAGGGCACGAACGAGCCCACCGTCGATCACGAGCCGTCTGTCTCGGCTGCCGCCCGCCGAGCGCCGAGCACGAATCCAGAAGCTCTCGGGACTCCGAACGAGCATGGCGGTCTCCTCCATCAGCTGCTCCCTCAGACCTCCGGCTCCCGTCAGAGAAGCCTCCGCTCGCCTGACGACGCAGCCGTCGCCGCCAAAGACGACGACGCCGTGGTAAGTtgctacctctcgctcaaggtcGGTTGCGTTGCGTCATGTCCAGCTAGCCCGGCGGCAATGGCCAGACGTCGCTCAAGATCCGTCGCCGTGATCGTTCTCTGCAGGGCGGACGGGTTACGGCGGGCGTGCGTGGCGGCGACCGCGGCGGCGTGCGTCGTGAtcggggcggcgggcggcggcgacgTGGCCGCGTCGACGACGCCACGCGACGCCGCCGTCGTGGTGGCCCCGCGGTGGAGCGACCGCAGGGAGTGCCCGCCGTGGCGCGCCAACTCGCTGGAGAACATCGTGCCGGAGAACCTGCCCCGCCCGTCGGCGCGCCGGAGGTTCAACAGCGTCAAGCGGGCGCCGCGGAAGGCCCCCGCGCTCGGGCCTCAAGCGGTGGCGCCGTTCCTGGCGCTGCCATACGGCGTGGACGACTGCTTCACCCTCTAGGCAAGTTAGGCAGGTAGTACTGGCTGACCATTCTGCACTGCAGCTGAATTTGTTGTATTTGTTTTGTATACCCAACAAGAAGTTCCAAGTGAACGAAAACAATAGGATTCTTATTTGTATATATATTGTAGATTTCACAGGGGATCGTGCTATTCGATACAGTGGGAGATAGAATATACAGCTACGAGCATGTGATTCTTGTGTTGTAGTAGTATTTCCTTCGGTCTTTTTGCTCGCGTATTGTCACTGTCACGTCCAAAGGCCTGACAGCAACGCCAAAGCCATAGAAAGGCCAAACTTCATGTACTAGTAGCACGTACGTGGAAGGCCGACCAGTTGACACACCATTTGCGGCCTCGCCGGCGTGCCGAGTGGCGCCGAGAAGGTTTGCCACCGCCCACCGCTTGGCCGGCGGCCGGCCGCGGCTCATCGGCTGCGGCAGCGCAGGCAGGGAAGGGTTAGATAAATGGGCCTGACGGCTGCCGCAAAATTGCTTGGGCCCTACCTAGGCTGCCGAGTCCCCCATCCCGGTACCGTATCCTGGGCCTAACCGATCTCACTGCGATGAGGTTTAGGCCCTAACTGAGATGACTGGGACAGTCGAGAAGAGAccattttctcaaaaaaaaaaaaagtgacgAAAGAGACCAGGACTAGTATATTCACAACTGAATTCAGTAACTGGAGAGCTGACAGACTCAAGTTCGTAACCCACGAATGTGATGATCTTGTGATCCAAATCTTGGATTGCCGTCCAAACTCACATGTCAAAGAAAATTCATGTGATCCAAATTCAGTGAGCTGGTTGGCAAATTCATGTTTACTCCAAACTCACGATCACTAGGCCAGCCACATGGACCCATCGTCATGGTATACTTCTTAAAGTTCAAACAACATTTTGGATGCTTTCGAAACGAGCGTGACGACGTGAACCAACCAACTACCTACTGCTGTCAAAGAAACACCCACAGCATTAGCAGACCTGTGCACAAATATCTAAGGAAGCGGGCCCCGCGCTCCCGACGTTCCCGCCTTCCCGTCTGCGGCAGCATGATACACGCAACCGCAGCAAGCGAAATGAATTACAGCCGCTACAATCCATCGTCCAAGTAGGAATCGACGGCTCTGATCTGGACACGAAACAGCTCTCGACCATGGGAAGCCACTATAATAACTTCCGTGTCCAAACCAGCCAGTCCACCACTACGATCGAAACTTCTCAACAATGGCGGCTTCCTCTCCGCCGCCATCATCGTCAGCTGCTCCTTCCCCGCTCCGCCCAAACAAGGCGCTGCTGCAGGCGTGTCGGTGTCGTCGTCGCACGCGCTGCGCCGGGCGTGCGTGGCAGCCGCGGCGTGCACCGTGATCGGgatggcgagcggcggcggcgacatGGCACGGGGCGGCGGCGCGGTCGCCTCGAGGGCCGACGCCGTGCCCGTGGACGTGGCCctaggcgccgccgccgcggtggaGCGACCGCAGGCAGTGCCCGCCGTGGCGCGCCAACTCGCTGGAGAACATCGTGCCGGAGAACCTGCCCCGCCCGTCCGCGCCCAGGAGGTTCGACAGCGTCtcggcctcggcggcggcgccgccttCTTTCCTGGGGCAGCTTCCCGGCACGGGCTGCTTCCCTCTCTGACGCAGCCGGCAACTGTGGAAAAAGGAAGTtcacagaaaaaagaaaagcTGTGAAAATTGGAAAACACACTTGTGTTCTATTTTTTTATTAGGTAAAGACTTGTATTTTGTATACTATAGGTTTTAGCAGAAATCAACTTTGCCTCAGTAGCTCAACAATATTTACTATGGGGGGAATTGAAATATTTAGGGCTTGCTTGTATGAATCAATGTGAATTTGCAATAAGCCcatgcagttttttttttctagcttGCAAAATGTGCAAATCCTGCAATAATCGATCAACGCCGATGACCAAGGCGAATTTGGAAAGGCTTGTGATGATCTAGAGGACCGCGGTTGCTTTCGTGGAAAAGCAGAAAAGCGTGGCAGGCACAGTGAGTGCACGAAaacgaggccttgtttagattccaagttttttcactctctctccatcacatcaaatctttggacacatgcatggagtattaaatgtagataaaaaaaataactaattacacagtttaattgtaaattacgagacaaatcttttgagcctaattaaaccatgattggacaataattatcaaatacaaacgaaagtgctatagtgtcaaatactgattcctaacactcatctaaacaaggcccgaaATGGAGAATTGATCGAGCCAGTTTCAGAGAACAAAAATTTGCTCGGAATTTTCATACAAAAGCCGCCCCAGGCTCGTTTCGTTTTCACGTACGTGGCGCGAGAGCCAGGGGGCGTGGGACCGGGCACGTACGAGCTGTTGTGCCGTGCCGTTGCCTCCGAACTGATCTCAGTGGTAGTATAAGTGTACAACAAGCTTCGAGTGAAGTACAGGGCCGAAACAGCCTGCCACGTCTTTCGTTTGGTTTATAAGTTATATTTTTTTCAgttaatgaataatatttttctctcataacaaatcagtcaaACGTACTTTCAGTCATAACTTATCATCTAAACGAACAGGACATTTGTGTAGTACGAAAGTGACCGTTTTCTTTGTGTTTTGTGCAAGTCTCGAAGTACAACATCCAAAAGAGAAGCAACACCTAGAAAGCTCAGGGCATGCTGGATCCTGGGCAGGCGGCAAGCCGCTCGTCTCACCTTGCTTGGTAAGGCCAGGCGTTTCGTAGTATCCAACAAGCTAGCTTTGCCAGGTAAACCCATGCACCTGAGCAAGTTTTTTCTTACCTAGGCAGGAGAGACACCAGCAAGATTCGTTTGCTCACACGTTGCTCTGATTATTAGTCGTGACTTCCCTACTAAATTGAAGCTCATCCCTGTCAAATGGTGCTTCTTCTCCACCAAATTGATGTTTCCAAACTGTTCTACACCCAAATTGAGCTTGTGGACATCCAAATCAAGCTTATGATAATAAGCTGAATCGAACTTTTCCCTACCCAAACTACGCTTGTTGGCTTCTAAATCGAGTTTCTTATAGCTTGAATTATCCTCTCTTGAACTCCTCCATGGCAACCTTGTCCATTGGACGAATAAGAGAGGAAATGGGAGGAAAGAAAACCAAGCAGAACGAGGAAattgctttgctttgcttaaCATGGTGAGGCGAGGCGGGTGACGGTACCAAGTGTACCTTGAGAAATCAGAACCATCCTGCCACAACCTACATTCAGGTGTGGAGCTATGGATGTAGCTATGGTTGCGGCCGCACTCACggcaaaattaaaaaaaagtgATTATATTTAAATTTTCACCATATATGTATCCACAAAAGTAAAaatctactccctctgtcccaaataatttgtcgcttttggtttccgtgccacaagtttgacttgATTTGAAGAGAATATGTGCAATATTtgcatctccaaataaatttattaaaaactatattcaaaaatattttcaataatattaattatataccataaatattaatattttttaatatatattttgtcaaagttgtttctttAGAAGTGAAAACACCATatattttaggacagagggagCATGCAACAACAAAGTAAACGTACCACCCCTTTGATTGAATCCTACAAAATCCAAAGGGAACACTTTTGAACTCCGTGACTTAGGTctcgtttagatccaaaattttttggattttggctactatagcactttcgtttttatttggcaattagtgtctaattatggactaattaggttcgaaagattcgtctcgcgatttctcacccaactgtgcaattagttttttttcgtctacatttagtactccatatatgtgccgcaagattcgatgtgatggatcctatgcaaaaaaaaatttggcttttgggtggcatctaaacggggccttagcagATTTGCGTTTTCTTTTGATAAATGGTAACCAACACTCGGGTCTTTTGTCCTGCTCCAGCACGCGAATTTTTAGCCGTGCGATTCGCCACGTGGTGCTCGCATCAGGAGGCGGCAGGCGTGGGGACTAATGCATGCAGAGATAGAGGAAGGGCAACTGCGTCAGGACTCAGTAGGCAGGCGTGGGGACCGATTTGCAACCGCATGCAGAGAGAGACGAAGGGCGTGGGGCTGATGCGCATGCGCGTCAGTCGTCAGGTGGCAGGCTGCAGAGGAAGGGCTACGCGTGCATGCAACGTTTTGGTTCTGTATTTGACATTAGTGAAAATTTCACATATATTTCTATGATATCTGTAGTTCACATAAATAATTTGTTAAATTTTCTGAAAAATTTAGCATATATTTTTCTAAGATCTGCAATAAGTTATATTATCCCCAAATCACATCATCTTGTTCAATATATACTAAATAATCggtgtaaatatagtaataagataGTGTAAATATAGGTAAAAGATAGTGTAAATGTATAGACAAAAATCAGGTGCCAAGAGATAGACGGTTTAAACAAGAAAAGACCCAAAATTTCAAACACGTGTTTAGAATCACAAAAAAACTACAAATAAAAATAGTAAAAATTAGCTCGTTAGGAGCCCATCCAAGATTATTATAGACCCGACGAATTAGTAGCTCCCAACCACGGGTGGAGTGGAATCCAACAAAAAAATCATTAACTAAAAGAATAAAAAAAGCTTTTATTGAATCATTTAAGTTATAGAAAAATCCATGAACCTTCTTTCAAACGCACAGTTATTGGGTACACAGACTCTTTTGTATAGAATATCTAATTTTATGTTCCACCTTGCTATTCGCAAATCACGTCGTCATCCTCGGTCGCTTGATTGGGAGAACGCAAAGTAGGCCTTTGACAAGAAGCTCGGTCTCACGACCCACGAACAAGACTGCCTGGACTCGTCCGCGCGGGATCCCTCATCTTCGGCTGGCCCAACTGCCGCCAAAATCTGCAGTCGGCCCAGAAGCGATTTCGTTAGCGAAAACTCGGAGCCCAGTCAAATCCGGTTCGGCACGGTCCTCTCATTCCGAATCCGAACTGACGGAAGGACCCCACGGGCGCCGCTGCATTTGCCGCGGACCGTGGACGGCAGCTCTAGTCAGTTCGTCCGCCGACACGGACGTTCCTTCACGAGCTGAGCGAAGCGGTGCAGTTTTGGCGGCTGCAGAGATCATTATCTCCCCAGCTCCCTCGGCGCCTCGACAAGGACCGCGACGACCCGCCGAGCAGGACCATTTCAATGCGGGCGACTCCAACCGTCAACGTCCATCTAGCGCAGCGCCCGCCGCTCATCGATGCGCCGGCAAGAAAGAATTCAAGCCTCACGTAGCTAGAGCCTAGAGATCACATCACGTCAACACATATTGACCTGGCACCAGGATTTCAAGCCACTGATCAGCTGAGCTGCTTTAAGCTTGGTCCGTGCCAAGCATCTATATAACCACCAAGCCGCCAGCAGCGTGCTGCACACCTCGCGGCGGCACCAGATCTCGTCGTCGTCGTGCCGTCCGTCGACACCACCGCACGGCAGCAGCTAGCGGTCCCTggtgcgcccccccccccccccccccccccccccccccccccccccccccccccgcacgcaGACCATGGCCAGCCTCGTGTCGAAGCCGCGCCACAGCATCCAGATGTACTGGGCGCGAAGGAGCTACCAGCGCCTGGGCTCGCCGTCGCGACGCCTCAAGGTGGCCCGCCTGGGCGGCGGCAGGTCGGCGGGCTCCTCTGCTGCCGCGTCGTCGTCGTGGAAGGGCATCCGGTTGGCGCGCCGCGCCGTGGCGCTGCTGGCGGCGCCGGCGCTCCTGCTCGCGAGGCTCCGCGACGCGTACGTCGACGCGATGGTGGCGCTGGGCGGGTCCGGCATGCGGCCCTGCGCCGCGCTGGCCAGGTCGCGCAGCGGCGCCGAGGCCGGGCTGTGGGACAAGCGGGTGCCGCGGGCGCGCCGGGGGAGCGGAGGCGGGAGCGGGAGcaagcgcggcggcggcgacttCGAGCGCCGGATGATGGCGCACATATACAGCATGGCGGTCACGCCGGAGCTCCCATGCGCCGACAGGGCCTGATGACATGCATGGACGACCGAGCCGAGTCGCGCCAGTCTCAAGATGTGAGATTGTGAGCAAGTGAGAATCGCATCTCACGTCACGTAATTACGTGAATGCAGGTCCTGCGCTCGTCATGTGGTGTTTGTGTCTCTTGAGGTCTTGACTTCGTTGATTTCCTTATTCTTCATCTTAAATTCTTATTATCAGAAGTGCTGCAAGGGCTCAAGTGCATGTATATTACAATCACGTATGAATAAGAGTGATACGGTTAACGGTAGCTGGTGCGTCTGAAGATATGGATTTGAAGACACAATCCGTATGAAATTACTGAAGAAAGCACTGAAATAGCCTCatacgcctccttagcagagctctttgcccccaacggctccctgtactccaccggtacaatagcgaggatagcctccaacgctaacatatcatcttcctcattgtcggtgcccttgtcaacagcattctagagccgtcgggctctgagcttaaccttcatggtcaccgaccactctccatagttggtgcgagtcagcgtcgaccaactggtgccgctgaccttccGCACagtgcgaacaacgaccttcggtcgtggctgggcagccacagtagTGTCACTCTTGTCGCCCATCTCTGAACCGTttatcatcgccagcggttagtacggcgacggcgcttgtacggctctgataccacttgttaacccacgggatcaccggctcaggtgagtcaaccactcaccagtcttgccgaccacggccGAGCACGACCGAGGCTGTCCGACAACACACACtacggctagaggtagaagaagaggaagaacagagcatacacacacaatacaagcaccagtgttggccggagccctgtataggagatagCAAATCTAAACTCTTTTTATTGAGTTGCAgcggcaaactatatatacaactctatccatcaaGTATTAGTACAAcgcacatgctgcaacagtaactagataacacagcaggactgacttctgcgcctgtccctgcatgtggctacagtctggtaggtgagccgttcggcgtctGCCTCTGCAGCTGccacagtaccacagcagggggccttttcggcgccgtcctcccttgctgtgtgttcgcataaggaagcagtagattatctaaccaTTACCACCATTAGCTTCCTTTCGAGCCACATCAAAACTTCCAAACCAAGGGAGAACAATGTATTTAATGTACTCCAAACATGGATTTCCTTCAACAACACTGA harbors:
- the LOC136518292 gene encoding protein CHLOROPLAST VESICULATION-like, whose amino-acid sequence is MAVSSISCSLRPPAPVREASARLTTQPSPPKTTTPWADGLRRACVAATAAACVVIGAAGGGDVAASTTPRDAAVVVAPRWSDRRECPPWRANSLENIVPENLPRPSARRRFNSVKRAPRKAPALGPQAVAPFLALPYGVDDCFTL
- the LOC136515027 gene encoding uncharacterized protein; this encodes MASLVSKPRHSIQMYWARRSYQRLGSPSRRLKVARLGGGRSAGSSAAASSSWKGIRLARRAVALLAAPALLLARLRDAYVDAMVALGGSGMRPCAALARSRSGAEAGLWDKRVPRARRGSGGGSGSKRGGGDFERRMMAHIYSMAVTPELPCADRA